The DNA sequence ACTGAGCGCCGAGGCACTCAGCGCGTGGTGCCGTGAACGTGGCTTGTTTGTTCATCATCTGGACCAGTGGCGTGCCCAGTTTTGCTCGGCCGGCACCGCGAGCAGCGCACGTGCAAACGCTCCAGAACTGCGCGAGCTGAAACAGGCCAATGCGCAGCTGCAGCGCGAATTGAAACGCAAGGAAAAGGCTTTAGCGGAGGCGGCCGCGTTGCTGATACTTTCAAAAAAGTACCAGGCGCTGTTCGGGGACGAGGACGAATGAGCTCCCCCGAAGAGCGTGCGACATTGCAGGAGCTGATCGGCAAGGCGACTACAGCCGGGGCTCGTCAGGCACGCGCATGTGCTGTGCTCGGGCTAAGCGCGCGCACCGTGCAGCGCTGGCAAGGCGGCGGTCCTGAAGCAGTGGATGGGCGCGCCTTACGCCATCATGATGCTGTTCACAAGCTGTCGACCGATGAGCGCGCTGAACTGCTGGCGGTGGCCAACTCTGTCGAATTCGCTCATCTGCCACCGAGCCAAATCGTCCCTCGATTGGCCGACCAGGGCCGCTACATCGCCTCAGAATCGACGTTCTACCGGGTGCTGCGTGAAGAGAAACAGCTTGCTCATCGGCGCAGTGAACAACCAGCGCGCGCCCGCAGCAAGCCTCGCGCAGTTTGTGCCGACGAGCCCAATCAATTGTTCAGCTGGGATATCACTTACCTGCCGACGACAGTTCGCGGGCAGTATTTCTATCTCTATCTGTTCATGGACGTATTCAGTCGGATGGTCGTCGGCTGGCAGGTCTACGCTGAAGAGAGCAGCGCCCAGGCCAGCGAGCTTCTGAAGGACCTATGTGCACGTGAAGCGATCAAACCGGGTCAGGTGATTTTGCATTCGGATAACGGCGGCCCAATGAAGGGTGCCACGATGCTCGCCACCCTGCAGGCTCTGGGTGTCATGCCGTCATTGAGTCGACCGGGCGTGAGCAACGACAACCCGTTCTCGGAATCGTTGTTCAAAACACTGAAGTATCGGCCGGCCTATCCTCTGCAGGCGTTCGACACTCTATTTGCCGCGCGCGCTTGGGTCACCGTGTTGGTGCGCTGGTATAACCACGAACATCGTCACAGCGCGATCCGTTTCGTCACGCCTGCCCAACGGCACGCCAACCTCGACCAGCAGATCCTCGATCGCCGCGCGATGCTCTACGAGGCGGCAAAGCAGCGCAACCCGCTACGATGGAAAGGCCCCACTCGAAACTGGAAGCGCGTAAAAACGGTCCATTTGAATCCCGATCGCACAGACAACTTTGAACCCATCAAACGCAACCACCGACAGGAGCAAAAAGCCGCCTAAATTTAATCGTTGAGGCGACATCTACCTTGAAATCTACCGGACCCGGCGGTGAGCCAGGCCTCGAGCATGTTGGCGATGAGTACGCCGGCCGATTGCGGATCGATGATGTGGGTGAGTGACAGCGGAGACTGGTTCACCGGCGCCCCTCAGAGCGCCTCGCGGCGGCGCAATAGTTCGCGGTTGATCTCGCAGATTTCCTCGATGATCTCGCGGACTCGGTGATAGTTCGCCAGACGTTCGGTAACGTCGGGGTAATCGGCTTGCGGTACGTAGTCCATTTGGGGCCGGCGACCGGGAAAGCTCACGGACAGGTAGTACTTGGGGCCATGGCCGGGGCCGTCTGCACACTTGCAGCCCGGTTTGCCGCAGCGCTTGTAGCGCTCGATGAGAGAGCCGCGCAAGAGCGTCTCTAACGCCGGCATTTGCTTCAGCAATTGCGCGCGGCGTCTGCGCAAAGTGGACGACGGAATATCTTCCATTGGCGGACCACGTTGAAAACTGGTCTGATAATAGGACAAGGAGATGCATTGATCAAGCTCCTTTGTTCGACGACTTCCTGGATGGGGCGAGCTGGTCGATCAACGTGACCAGCTCCAACAACATGCCCAGATCGAAGCAGCACACTGACGCGATGGCGTCGTCGTGGACAGTCGGTGTGCCCCAGTCGGTCCATTCGCGCGCAATGCTAAAGCTGCCACGTTCTGTATCGCGCAGAAGCAATGTCTCGGTGCCTGCGACGCGGCGCTCCTTCAGAACGGGAAAGCGTTGGCCCCTGAGGGGATGGAACGGGTGACGAATCTCAGCCCATCCCAAATGCTCGCTGAGCACTTGTGCAGTTCGCGCTGACCGTCCCCACTGTGTCGGACCGAATTGCGCAAACGATCGTCAAGCTTCTGATCGAACCGATACTCGATCCCGTGTTTCATCCAGACTCATATGGATACCGGCCGGGCAAATCGGCTAAGCAGGCAGTTGCTGTCACGCGAAAGCGGTGTTGGCAATATGACTGGGTCGTGGAATTTGACATCAAGGCGGCATTTGATCAGATCGATCATGCGTTGTTGATGAAGGCGGTGCGACGCCACATCAAGGATGACTGGATCTTGCTATATATCGAGCGGTGGTTAACTGCGCCGTTCGAAACTGCAGACGGTACCCGTTTGCCTCGGCAGAGGGGGACTCCGCAGGGCGGGGTTGTTAGTCCCATCTTGATGAATCTGTTCATGCATTAGGCGTTTGACTGCTGGATGTCGCGGACTTACCAACAACTCCCTTTCGCTCGCTATGCCGATGACGCGGTAGTTCACTGCCGAAGTCGCGAGCAGGCGGAAGAAGTGATGCGGGCCATTGCATCGCGGCTGGATGAGTGTGGTTTGACGATGCATCCGGAGAAGTCAAAGATCGTGTATTGCAAGGACGGTAACCGCACTTTAGCTTATTCGAACGTGCAATTTACCTTTCTCGGTTTTACGTTTAGGCCCGAGAGGCAAGGAGCAGGTACAACCGGCTATTTACCAGTTTCTTGCCGGCAGCGAGCAACGATGCGCTGAAGCGGATGCGGCAAACGGTGCGGAGTTGGTGGATACATCGTCGGACTCCAGCCACGCTCGATGACCTCGCGCAGCAATGCAATCCAACGATACAAGGGTGGTGGAATTACTATGGGGCGTTCTATCGAACGGCAATGCATGCGATCTTCCAATTTGTGGATCGGAAGCTCGAGTGCTGGGCCCGACGGAAGTTCAAGACACTGTCGCGACACAAACGGCGTAGCGCTGAATGGCTCCGCAAAATGGCGGCTGTCTATCCTCGGTTGTTCGTTCACTGGCGTATCGTTTGGGGCACCGGTTGGCTGACGGGAGCCGTATGAGGCGAGAGTCTCACGTACGGTTCTGCGAGAGGCTTGAGGTGAAACCCCTCGGGCCTACTTACCATCCACATAGCCCGTGGCAGCGCGGAACTTGTGAAAATACCAATGGCCTGTTGCGCGAGTATTTGCCCAAAGGCACCTATCTTTCCGTGCATAGTCAGGCAGACCTCGACATCATTGCCGACAGCTTGAACAACCGACCTCGTTCCACACATGCGTTTCATTCTCCCTTCGAGGTATTCGCCGCGACGCTACAAGCAGCGGATCTAGCAACGTCATCTAAACATTAACCTAGCTGTTGCACTTCGACTTGAGACCGCCGTATTCGACAATAACCTAGAAGGCTTTAATGAGTTATTCGGGTGGCTCGACAAGCATGGGGCCTCCGATGCACATATTTGCATGGAGGCCACTGGCGTTTATTGGGAAGCGGTTGCGGAATATCTCACCGCGAAAGACATGACGGTGAGTGTGATCAATCCTGCGCAAATCAAGGCGTTCGGCGCCTCCCGCCTGGCGCGCAGTAAGACAGATCGCGGCGATGCTCAACTGATAGCAGAATTCTGCTTCGAACGCCGTCCAACAACGTGGCAGGCGCCGTCACCTGCAGAACAGGCATTGCGGGCCTCGGTGTTGCGCCTCGAGGCACTGCAAACCATGCGTACGCAAGAGAGCAATCGCCTTGAGGTGGCGCGCGATGTCGTTGCAGAAGGCATTGTCTGCCATATTGAATGGCTCGATACCGAAAACAAGAAGTTGCTCAAAAAGATCCAAAATCAAATTGACGGCGACGCGGACATGAAAAGCAAGCAGATGCTACTTGATAGCATTCCAGGTTTGGGCGAGCGCACTATCGCGGTGCTGCTGGCCTTTTGTATGCACCCCGGACGCTTTGCCAACGCGCGGCAGGCGGCGGCCTTTGCCGGTCTCGATCCGCGACAGCATGAATCCGGCAGCAGCGTCAAAGGCAGGCCTCGTATGTCAAAAGTCGGTCACGCCTTTTTGCGTAAAGCGCTTTATATGCCTGCCATGACAACGCTTTACAAGACTCACTGGGGAAAGCGCTTTCGCGAACGTCTGGCCGCTTCTGGCAAGCCTGCCAAACTCATCATCGGTGCGATGATGCGCAAGCTCGTTCACGTTGCTTTCGGCGTTATTAGGTCAGGCAAGTGCTTTGATCCCAAACTGCAAAATGCTTGACGGGAATCACAGTATCTAGCTTGAAATCCTCCGCAAGCGGTGCCAATGAGGCGTTATCGCCGATGGCTGCAGAGGTCGTGGACCGGGAAACGCTGCCGACGCCAATTGCTCACGCACGCAGGCTCAGCATCGGGACAGGGCAGGTCTTTTAGGACGAGATAGTGAAGGGGGTGTGCAATGTCCATCGAAATTCCACGGCCAATCGACCCCTCGATTCACCCACTGGCCACCGGTAACTATCGTATCGCAACGCCCGCCATACAGGAACTCTACGACCTCGTCGCTCGTTGCCTTCGCTATCGAATCACGGGCGCTCTCATCTACGGCCCGTCTCGGATCGGCAAGACGCGAGCGATCGAGTATGTGCGGCTCTTGTTCGCCCGAAACTATCCGAAGGTGACGACGTACCATGCGCAATGCGAGCACAAGCCGCGCCACGCCGAAGGACCGTTCTTTTCCAACCTCCTTTCAGCGGTCGGTTACCCGCAGCCGGACACGGGCGGGAACCCGTCGAAACGCATGAGACTGAGCGCCAAGATCCGCGAAGCGGCTGCACGAGCCGGTAGCGGCGTTGTTGTTCTCTTTTGCGACGAGGCGCAGCGGCTGAACGAGAACGAATACGAGTGGCTTCGCGACGTCCACGACGCACTTGACCGGCAACAAATCAAGCTCTTTACGTTCCTAGTCGGTCAGCAGGAGTTGCTCGCGCAAAAGACGGGCCTTCAGATCGCCAACAAGACGCAGATTGTGGCGCGCCTGATGGTCGAGGAGATGGCGTTCTATGGTGTCAGGAACGCCGACGACGTCGCGACGTGCCTGCTGGGCTATGACGAGACAACGTATCCTCAAGGCAACGATTGGACGTTCACCCGTTTCTACGTTCCACAAGCGTTCGACGCTGGATATCGCCTGATGGACGACGCTCATGTTTTATGGAATGCCTTCGAGGAAGCGCATAACAAAGCCTGTCTTCCCGGTCGTTTAGAGATTCCGATGAAATCCTTCGTTAGGGCAGTGGAAATCGGTGTTAAAGAGAGTGAGCTTCGCGACGATGCGCAATACCGCCCGGGTTCGACGATGTGGGCTCACGCCGTGCGCCACTGCGGTTACGTTCAAACTCGCCATGCCACCGGTAACGTACTCGCGACGGCCTGATGAGCGGGGATTGTCTCGGTTCCCGATTCTGTCGCTGGACGAGGAAATGCTCGCTCCGGCGCTTGGCTACGTGTTCGATCCAAAGTGGATCTGGCCGCACGAATCTATCCTGTCGATACTATGGAAGTTCGTCCTTGCCAATCGATTGCCGGGCCATCTTGTTGCCAATCAAGTGAATGCAAAAGTCGATCCCTATGAGGGGGTGCTTCCCAGCCGCGCATTCGTTGATGTTCGAAATCTCTCGGATACGTTGGGCGTCTCCACGCGACTCTTGCGGCGATCGCTTCTGGCGGGCTCCGAGCATCGGCAGTGTTGCGCAAGCTTCAGATATTGCCGGTTATGTTCAGGCCTCGGCTATCACAGCGTGTTGTTTCAACGGCCGAGCGAGAGCATTTGTCCGGTTCACAAGGTTCCTTTGGAAACATCTTGCCGCAGTTGTGGTCGAGCGACATCGTACTCGATCAACGCGTTCGTTCTCGAAGCGCCGTTCCGTTGCTGCTTTTGCAGAACCCGCTTTGGCAGCCCGTTTTCAATCTCGAATCCGAGGCCGATTCGCAGGGAAGGGCGAATAGCGATCAACCGCCGAGGAATTGCTCGGGGTCTCGAATAACGGGCTTAACTATGAAACCCAACCAGGATAGCAGTTACGCGTTAACCCGATGCGCAAAACCGGCGTCACACCCGAACAACGCGAGTTGAATGATATGGACGCTCCCCACCTAACGTGGTGTTTGACGTTAATGGCACTGCCGCAACAGAAATGCAAAATAGGGTAGATCATATTAGCTTCGCCGGTTAATCAAAGGGGATCCGTCATGACACATACCGTCGTTGGTGTGGATATCGCAAAGAACGTGATGCAAGTTCACTGGGTTGATCCTCAGACGGGCGAGGTCGTGAATCGACCGATAAAGCGAGCCGCTTTTCTCGAATATTTTGCTAACCGCTCGCCTTGTCTGATAGGAATGGAGTCGTGCAGCGGGTCACAACATTGGGCGCGGCAACTGGTCCAGATGGGTCACCAGGTAAAGTTAATGCCGGCAAAGTTCGTGAAAGCGTTCAATATTGCAAACAAAAGCGATGCTGCCGACGCACGTGCCATATGGATGGCGACTCAGATGCAAAGCAAGCCTGTGGCAATAAAGACAGAGTCTCAACAAGCTGTCCTAGCATTGCATAGGATGCGTCAGCAGCTCATCAAATTTCGAACGATGCAGATCAATAGTCTGCGAGGCTTGCTCACCGAATACGGCGAAGTCATCGGCACTGGCCGCGCTGCTTCAGAGAAAGGCATAATCGGAGTTTTCGCCCGACTATCAGATCGGTTGCCTATGATGTTGATCGATACGCTTCGTGAGCAGTGGAACGGGGTTGATGAGATCGATCGGCAAGTCGCGCAGATTGAACGGCGTTTAAATGAATGGATGAAGAACAATGAGGCCGTCAAGGCGATTGCAGCCATCCCGGGCGTCGGATTGCTTAGCGCGACGGCGGCGGTTGCAACGATGGGCGACGCAGGAACGTTCAAGTCCGGCAGGAAGTTCGCGGCGTGGCTTGGTCTTGTTCCCGCGCAGAGCGGCTCCGGAGGCAAGGTAGCGTTACTCGGCATAAGTAAGCGAGGCGATACCTATCTCAGAACATTACTCGTGCATGGCGCTCGAAGCGTTATCTATCATGTCAAAGAGCCCGGGGCGTGGGTGGAACAGATGAAACTACGGCGTCCACTAAATGTCGTCATAGTAGCCATGGCAAACAAATTGGCTCGAATTATATGGGCAGTGCTCGCCCATCAAAAGGGCGTTGTTGCAAAAAGCGATCGCTGCAGGGGGTGACGTTTACGCGCAACGGTCGTGGAGCTGCCTCTGTTAACTCGCGGAGGAATTGCGTAGATTCTCGATATTTGGCGGGAAGATGCGCAAGGACAAACGCAAGAGCCGCGAGCCTAAAGGCGTATATCGAGTCAGGAACTGGCCGGAGTACAACGCAGGGCTGATCGCACGAGGCAGCTTGACCATGTGGATCGACGAGAGCGCATTCACGAGCGGGAGCGAGACGAGACCTGTCAAGCGCGGCAGGCCGCAGGTCTACTCCGACCCAGTGATTCAGGCCGTGCTCACGCTCAAGCACGTTTATCATTTGACGCTTCGGGCTGCTCAGGGCTTTGTGCAAAGTCTTCGCAAACTCGCATTTGGGGACCTGCCGGTGCCCAACTATACGACGCTAAGCCGCCGTTCACAGGAGCTTCAGGTCACGTTGCCCGAGATGTCGAGCGGCGACCCGATTCATCTGGTTATCGATAGTACGGGCGTGAAGGTCTTTGGTGAAGGCGAATGGAAGGTGCGCAAGCACGGCTACTCCAAGCGGCGGACCTGGCGTAAGGTCCATCTTGGGCTGGACGTGAAGACGGGCCAGATACGCGCGGCGCTGATGACGCATCAGGACGTCGACGACGCAAGTGCATTGCCGGGTTTGTTGGCGCAGATTCCTACCGATGAACCTATCGATACGGTAGGCGGTGACGGTGCCTACGATACAAAGCAGTGCCATAAGGTGATTGACGGGCGCAGCGCTACGCCGTCGATTCCGCCACGCGAGGGGGCGAAGCCTTGGCCTGAGGGTACGCCCGGAGCAAGCTGGCGAAATGAAGCGATCAACGGAATTGCGCGAGACGGCCGGGACGAATGGAAGAAGCACAGTGGCTACCATCGACGTTCGCTGATCGAAAATACGATGTACCGGTTTAAAACGCTCACGGGGAATTGTCTTTCGGCGCGCTGCATTGGTTCACAAGCGACGGAGGTCGCCATCCGTGTTGGCATCATCAACCATATGGTCACACTTGCACGCCCGCAGTCCGTGCGTATTTCATGAATTTCGAATCGCGGGTGTACGCCCGCCTGAACTGTCGATTTTTGCAACAACGCCCATCAAAAGCCTTATCAGAAAGGTCACAAGAGCGTTCGACCCATCTGACACCAAGTTTAAAGGCACGATGCTGTAGGAAAGGATGGAGTGTCCAAAGTTGCGGCGGTATTTGAGTGTAATGACAGAGCAGGTCGGACCTGGGATTCACCAAGCCTGAAAATTTGTCTGAGCCACTGAGCTCGTGAGTTGAATGAGGCGTGAATCCGCGGATTTCATAGGGGCCCGCAGCGAAGCAGGCTGCAATAAGGCCGTATGTAGAACTGCAGCCCATCCTGTCCGTCACGCACTGAAAGACCTGGCGCAAAGGGGGGCGTCCATGTAGACATTTTTATACGCGCGCTGTTGACAGAATTAAGTCGGTATACGACAGATGGTTTTTCATTTTCGGACAACCTGTATCCCACATTTCTACGTAAAACAACCGCGAGCATCCCGCGATGTTCGTATCCAGCACAAAATTTACAAAGTAATTCGCACGACGAAGTAATTAATAAATCCGTCGAGGGCTATCGAAGATGCTTTGTCAAGATGGGTAATTGTTTGTGGCCTGAGGCCCCGTTTCTATATGAAATCCAACGCCTTTCCAGAGGGTAGGGCGCATGGCGATCACTCTCTGGATCATCAGGCAAAGCCTCGAAGATGAGGCTCTGTCGCTTGCTTTCGTCTGATAGTATCTTAGGGGAAACCCGCTGCAAAACGTCGGGATTAAACCCGAAAACGCGAATTGACAGGTTTATACGCGTAGTGTTGACAAAATCATATTGGTTTACGAGAGCCTCTAGGACTCAAAGCATAAACCAGTCCAAGATTCCGCGGCACCCCCAAATTCGTTCAAAGAGCAACGTTAAATGATTTGTTGCCAACGGCTGAGCCGGCCCCGAACCGGCTGCTCTTTTATTTGTTCAACTCCGAACCGGGGCGACCGAGGCGCCAGCAATGCGGTGTTTTTTCAGAGCGCTTTCCACAAAGCCCGAAACCTTCACTTCCTCTAAAAAATCGGCCAAATACGCTGCGGCGGCCGCTCCCCGGCTCTTCGGTGTTCCCATCGCCTGCTGTATGACCATAAAGCGTTCGTTGAGCAAGCGTAGGCCGGGTGTCTTGGCGGCATCGGCTTCGAGTTGCTGCTTTACGCCTGCGGCGACTTCCAGGTTCTGTTCAACGAAGGTTTGCACGACCGTAGGGGACGTTGGCGCCCGAACGATTTCTGCTTGCTTCAGCTCGCGCGTTAGATACAGATCGTATGCGCTTCCTTTGCCGACAGCCACACGAGTTTCAGCACGATCGACGTCGGCATTCTCGCGGATCATCGACTCGTCGCGCACCAGATAAAAGCCCTCAATCAGCACATATGGCGCTGTGAAAGCAATGCTTGCTCCTCGAACCGGATCAATCGCAAAGAAGCCAAAATCCGCCTCTTCGTTGGTAACAGCTTCGACCGATTTACCTGCTGCGTCGAAGACCACTAACTCGACGGAAACACCAAGGCGCTTCCCAAACTCCATCGCAAGATCCACCGACACCCCGAATGGCCTGCCCGTGGCGGGATCCTTGTTGGCCAATATCGGATTGCCTAGATTGATTGAAGCGCGAAGTCGCCCGGTCGGCGTAAAGGCGGAAAGTATCGAAGCGTCAACTGTCATGAGCGATGTGTTGAAGCGACCGGATTAGCGTCCGATCTAGGTTTGAGAATGTTGCTGATGTTGGATAGCGCGTCGAGCGTGTGGCGAAGATGAGCGCGAAGCTCCTCGGACGCTTCTTCGTTGCGTTCTTTCTCCAGTAGATCAAGAACGTTCAGGTGCTGCTTGCAATGCTCGGTATAGCGCTGTCTGTCCTGCATCGAGCGATAGGAGAGTAAGCGTCTGACGCGATTTACGCGCTTGATGGTGTCAATAAAAAATGAGTTGCCCGACGCTTCCACCAACGATTCGTGAAAACGTACCCCTCGGTCGTGAAGCTGGTCAGCGGTATCCGTTTCAATTCCTCCCTGCAGCAAATGTACCTCGGCCGCTCGGCACCGTTCGAGTACCTTTGGATCAAGCCGATATCCGGGTTCTAGCAACGCAGCCGGCTCGAGCGCCAACCGCAGTCGATACGATTTCAAGAGGCTATCCGGGGTGGTCAGCATCGAAGAGAACTGCCAGCCGTAGCCCGGTTTGCGCTCGGCCCAGCCTTCTTGCGAGATGCGCCCAAGCACGGAGTTGAGTTGGGTATTCGTTAATCCGTAGCGCGTTTTGAGCGCCTGCTCTGAGACTTCCTCTGGCAGTAATCCCTTCAGCCTGTCGTCGGCGATTCGAAAATAAACGCTCGTGACGACATCCGCTTCGCCCAAACCAAGCTGGTCGACGACCTGGTCGAGCGGCTGCTCCACTGGCTTTGCCAAGAAAAATCCGCGATTCCGCTCGCGAATTAACACGCCCTTTTCATGCAAGAAGGCGAGAGCATCGTTGACCGGGGAGCGCGACACACGAAGGCGATCCGCGATTAGTTGTGCCGGCAAGTGACTGCCGACAGCCATTCCTTCTGCGTGAATAAACGCGACGATTTGCGAGGCGATCGATTTGTCGATCATGACGATTCTAGCCTGTTCCTTCATTCGGCTCGCACGCTCCGCCTAGGTCGTCAGGTCGGGAGCGATTGCGCTGCCAGTGTTTTTTGCAGGATCAATGGGATTACGCCTCCGGCGCGCAGCAGTGCCGTTTCAAGTTGCGTTTCTACGGCTGCCGTTGCTTCAAATTGGTCGATTTTCCCATCCACACGAACGATTTTGACACCGATTAGGCAACGAGGTGCCAACGTCTCGGCTGATGCGCTGATTTCGAGCTTGTCGCCGGGGCGAACGTTCAACGAAACGGGCGTGATGCCTTCAGGCAGGCGCAGAGGCAGG is a window from the Burkholderia sp. PAMC 26561 genome containing:
- a CDS encoding IS3 family transposase (programmed frameshift) — translated: MNAKQTYSVEFREQALAKVLQRGNRSVGTVAAELNMNVLTLRKWIRVSNAANRNPGPVDARRPEDWSLEDRLLALQQSHGLSAEALSAWCRERGLFVHHLDQWRAQFCSAGTASSARANAPELRELKQANAQLQRELKRKEKALAEAAALLILFKKVPGAVRGRGRMSSPEERATLQELIGKATTAGARQARACAVLGLSARTVQRWQGGGPEAVDGRALRHHDAVHKLSTDERAELLAVANSVEFAHLPPSQIVPRLADQGRYIASESTFYRVLREEKQLAHRRSEQPARARSKPRAVCADEPNQLFSWDITYLPTTVRGQYFYLYLFMDVFSRMVVGWQVYAEESSAQASELLKDLCAREAIKPGQVILHSDNGGPMKGATMLATLQALGVMPSLSRPGVSNDNPFSESLFKTLKYRPAYPLQAFDTLFAARAWVTVLVRWYNHEHRHSAIRFVTPAQRHANLDQQILDRRAMLYEAAKQRNPLRWKGPTRNWKRVKTVHLNPDRTDNFEPIKRNHRQEQKAA
- a CDS encoding DUF6788 family protein, with the translated sequence MEDIPSSTLRRRRAQLLKQMPALETLLRGSLIERYKRCGKPGCKCADGPGHGPKYYLSVSFPGRRPQMDYVPQADYPDVTERLANYHRVREIIEEICEINRELLRRREAL
- a CDS encoding Y4bD/Y4pK family protein; the encoded protein is MLSEHLGWAEIRHPFHPLRGQRFPVLKERRVAGTETLLLRDTERGSFSIAREWTDWGTPTVHDDAIASVCCFDLGMLLELVTLIDQLAPSRKSSNKGA
- a CDS encoding IS110 family transposase, translated to MNLAVALRLETAVFDNNLEGFNELFGWLDKHGASDAHICMEATGVYWEAVAEYLTAKDMTVSVINPAQIKAFGASRLARSKTDRGDAQLIAEFCFERRPTTWQAPSPAEQALRASVLRLEALQTMRTQESNRLEVARDVVAEGIVCHIEWLDTENKKLLKKIQNQIDGDADMKSKQMLLDSIPGLGERTIAVLLAFCMHPGRFANARQAAAFAGLDPRQHESGSSVKGRPRMSKVGHAFLRKALYMPAMTTLYKTHWGKRFRERLAASGKPAKLIIGAMMRKLVHVAFGVIRSGKCFDPKLQNA
- a CDS encoding ATP-binding protein, whose product is MSIEIPRPIDPSIHPLATGNYRIATPAIQELYDLVARCLRYRITGALIYGPSRIGKTRAIEYVRLLFARNYPKVTTYHAQCEHKPRHAEGPFFSNLLSAVGYPQPDTGGNPSKRMRLSAKIREAAARAGSGVVVLFCDEAQRLNENEYEWLRDVHDALDRQQIKLFTFLVGQQELLAQKTGLQIANKTQIVARLMVEEMAFYGVRNADDVATCLLGYDETTYPQGNDWTFTRFYVPQAFDAGYRLMDDAHVLWNAFEEAHNKACLPGRLEIPMKSFVRAVEIGVKESELRDDAQYRPGSTMWAHAVRHCGYVQTRHATGNVLATA
- a CDS encoding IS110 family transposase, which translates into the protein MTHTVVGVDIAKNVMQVHWVDPQTGEVVNRPIKRAAFLEYFANRSPCLIGMESCSGSQHWARQLVQMGHQVKLMPAKFVKAFNIANKSDAADARAIWMATQMQSKPVAIKTESQQAVLALHRMRQQLIKFRTMQINSLRGLLTEYGEVIGTGRAASEKGIIGVFARLSDRLPMMLIDTLREQWNGVDEIDRQVAQIERRLNEWMKNNEAVKAIAAIPGVGLLSATAAVATMGDAGTFKSGRKFAAWLGLVPAQSGSGGKVALLGISKRGDTYLRTLLVHGARSVIYHVKEPGAWVEQMKLRRPLNVVIVAMANKLARIIWAVLAHQKGVVAKSDRCRG
- a CDS encoding IS5 family transposase encodes the protein MRKDKRKSREPKGVYRVRNWPEYNAGLIARGSLTMWIDESAFTSGSETRPVKRGRPQVYSDPVIQAVLTLKHVYHLTLRAAQGFVQSLRKLAFGDLPVPNYTTLSRRSQELQVTLPEMSSGDPIHLVIDSTGVKVFGEGEWKVRKHGYSKRRTWRKVHLGLDVKTGQIRAALMTHQDVDDASALPGLLAQIPTDEPIDTVGGDGAYDTKQCHKVIDGRSATPSIPPREGAKPWPEGTPGASWRNEAINGIARDGRDEWKKHSGYHRRSLIENTMYRFKTLTGNCLSARCIGSQATEVAIRVGIINHMVTLARPQSVRIS
- a CDS encoding ABC transporter substrate-binding protein, with the translated sequence MTVDASILSAFTPTGRLRASINLGNPILANKDPATGRPFGVSVDLAMEFGKRLGVSVELVVFDAAGKSVEAVTNEEADFGFFAIDPVRGASIAFTAPYVLIEGFYLVRDESMIRENADVDRAETRVAVGKGSAYDLYLTRELKQAEIVRAPTSPTVVQTFVEQNLEVAAGVKQQLEADAAKTPGLRLLNERFMVIQQAMGTPKSRGAAAAAYLADFLEEVKVSGFVESALKKHRIAGASVAPVRS
- a CDS encoding GntR family transcriptional regulator produces the protein MIDKSIASQIVAFIHAEGMAVGSHLPAQLIADRLRVSRSPVNDALAFLHEKGVLIRERNRGFFLAKPVEQPLDQVVDQLGLGEADVVTSVYFRIADDRLKGLLPEEVSEQALKTRYGLTNTQLNSVLGRISQEGWAERKPGYGWQFSSMLTTPDSLLKSYRLRLALEPAALLEPGYRLDPKVLERCRAAEVHLLQGGIETDTADQLHDRGVRFHESLVEASGNSFFIDTIKRVNRVRRLLSYRSMQDRQRYTEHCKQHLNVLDLLEKERNEEASEELRAHLRHTLDALSNISNILKPRSDANPVASTHRS